One Streptosporangium sp. NBC_01495 DNA window includes the following coding sequences:
- a CDS encoding RNA polymerase sigma factor, whose amino-acid sequence MSEQDDRSRFEAVYRRTHEQILGYAVRRCSSPEDAADVVAETYVIAWRRITELPDGEGGKLWLYGVARRVLANHRRSERRRLTRHTELTAEIEHLYTAPSHHGEQHGVDEAMGMLSDGDRELLALALWEELDPGEIATVLDCSRNAARIRLHRARRRFAKALEKTRPSAARFVSRPLVEKESR is encoded by the coding sequence GTGAGTGAACAAGACGACCGGTCCCGGTTCGAGGCGGTGTACCGGCGAACCCATGAGCAGATCCTCGGATACGCCGTGCGGCGGTGTTCCTCTCCCGAGGACGCCGCCGACGTCGTGGCCGAGACCTACGTGATCGCCTGGCGGCGGATAACCGAGCTCCCCGACGGTGAGGGCGGCAAGCTGTGGCTGTACGGCGTGGCCCGGCGGGTCCTGGCCAACCACCGCCGGAGCGAGCGGCGCAGACTCACCCGGCACACCGAACTCACCGCCGAGATCGAACACCTCTACACCGCTCCCTCCCACCACGGTGAGCAGCACGGCGTGGACGAGGCCATGGGCATGCTCTCCGACGGAGATCGTGAACTGCTGGCCCTGGCTCTCTGGGAGGAGCTCGATCCCGGCGAGATCGCCACGGTGCTGGACTGCTCCCGCAACGCCGCCCGTATCCGCCTGCACCGGGCCCGCAGGCGCTTCGCCAAGGCCCTGGAGAAGACCCGCCCATCGGCCGCCCGTTTCGTGTCACGGCCGCTCGTCGAGAAGGAGTCACGGTGA
- a CDS encoding DUF4291 domain-containing protein has protein sequence MEEPKHRIRAVHSASTITVYQAYTPEIGLPAARHGRFPAAWKRDRMTWIKPSFLWMMYRCGWGTKEGQETVLAIEITREGFEWALRHACLSHHEPGLHPDQNTWKRQLQHAPARVQWDPERDLRLQRLPYRSLQLGLSGESARRYADEWTVAITDVTPLVREIHALLREGEPDTAARLLPEERPYPAGDDLLAHLRP, from the coding sequence ATGGAAGAACCGAAGCACAGGATCCGGGCGGTCCACAGCGCGTCCACGATCACCGTCTACCAGGCCTACACTCCGGAGATCGGTCTCCCCGCCGCTCGTCACGGCCGTTTCCCCGCCGCCTGGAAGCGAGACCGGATGACGTGGATCAAACCATCGTTCCTGTGGATGATGTACCGCTGCGGCTGGGGCACCAAGGAGGGACAGGAGACCGTCCTGGCCATCGAGATCACCCGTGAGGGGTTCGAATGGGCCCTGCGCCACGCGTGCCTGTCGCACCACGAGCCTGGGCTTCACCCTGACCAGAACACCTGGAAGCGGCAGCTGCAACACGCGCCGGCCCGGGTGCAGTGGGATCCCGAACGCGATCTCCGCCTGCAGCGACTGCCCTACCGCTCACTGCAGCTCGGCCTCTCGGGTGAGAGCGCACGCCGGTACGCGGACGAGTGGACGGTCGCCATCACCGACGTCACTCCGCTCGTCCGCGAGATTCACGCACTCCTGCGTGAGGGCGAACCGGATACCGCTGCCCGGCTCCTGCCCGAGGAGCGCCCCTACCCCGCCGGAGACGACCTTCTGGCTCACCTGCGTCCGTAA
- a CDS encoding GlxA family transcriptional regulator, producing the protein MAVHRVVALALPPQSTFELACAAEVFGVRRPGLPVRYEFEVCAEHPGRLPTLAGYDMAVTAGLAALDAADTVVIPGWQRPDTPASPAVVRALRLAHRRGARIVAICSGAFLLAQAGLLDHRRATTHWRMAAELAARFPDVQVDPDALYIDHGDVATSAGTAAGIDLCLHLVRADQGAAYAAQVARHMVMPPHREGGQLQYAAPPPADHLLGSLASVLDWMTERLHEPLSANDLASQAGVSARTLARRFAEQLGVSPGQWLLGKRIAAAQALLEETDLPVEAIAVRVGLSSATNLRRRFHRALRTTPTAYRRAFRGGEPSPP; encoded by the coding sequence ATGGCCGTTCATCGCGTCGTCGCCCTGGCCCTCCCGCCGCAGTCAACCTTCGAACTCGCATGCGCCGCCGAGGTCTTCGGTGTGCGCCGTCCCGGCCTGCCCGTCCGCTACGAGTTCGAGGTCTGCGCCGAGCACCCGGGCAGGCTGCCCACCCTGGCCGGTTACGACATGGCGGTGACCGCGGGCCTGGCAGCGCTCGACGCCGCGGACACGGTCGTGATCCCCGGCTGGCAGCGACCGGACACGCCCGCCTCGCCCGCCGTGGTGCGCGCGCTGCGGCTGGCTCATCGGCGCGGGGCCCGGATCGTCGCGATCTGCTCCGGCGCCTTCCTGCTGGCCCAGGCCGGTCTGCTCGACCACCGCCGGGCCACCACGCACTGGCGAATGGCCGCCGAGCTGGCGGCCCGCTTCCCCGACGTCCAGGTCGATCCCGACGCCCTGTACATCGACCACGGCGACGTCGCCACCAGCGCCGGCACAGCCGCCGGTATCGACCTGTGCCTGCATCTGGTCCGTGCGGACCAGGGGGCCGCCTATGCCGCGCAGGTCGCCCGGCACATGGTCATGCCGCCACACCGTGAAGGCGGGCAGCTTCAGTACGCCGCACCCCCTCCCGCCGACCACCTGCTCGGCTCCCTGGCCTCCGTACTCGACTGGATGACCGAACGACTCCACGAACCCCTTTCGGCCAATGACCTCGCCTCTCAGGCCGGGGTCTCCGCTCGCACCCTCGCCCGCCGCTTCGCCGAACAGCTCGGCGTCAGTCCCGGTCAGTGGCTGCTCGGCAAGCGGATCGCGGCCGCCCAGGCCCTGCTGGAGGAGACAGACCTGCCCGTCGAGGCGATCGCCGTCAGGGTCGGCCTCTCCTCGGCCACCAACCTCCGCCGACGATTCCACCGCGCCCTGCGCACCACCCCCACCGCCTACCGGCGCGCCTTCCGCGGCGGTGAGCCCTCTCCCCCGTGA
- a CDS encoding FAD-dependent monooxygenase, with amino-acid sequence MKNTTVLISGASIAGPALAHWLSRSGHTVTVVERAPALRPGGQAVDFKGETHRVVLERMGILREVRRRQTGGTDQTIVDADGRRLAVMPGEFTGGDIEILRGDLAALLYERTEADCEYVFGDSITSLTDTAGGVHVTFERGAPRTFDLVVGADGIHSNVRRLAFGPESDYVRFLGHYYALADLGAGSGNVMYNEPGRMAALGGPKSPAFLVFASEPLDLDRDDVEQHKRVLADAYRGMGWRIPELMARLPEARELYLDSLSRVEIDRYARGRVVLLGDAAYGNTLGGFGTGLAVVGAYVLAGELAAAGGDHRTAFREYEEAFRGYAKVAKQGSAGPFLAPATWRRIRMRNWVFKRRFLLRAMLRVTDRFATDIELKDYPALTGTSAAP; translated from the coding sequence ATGAAGAACACCACGGTCCTCATCTCCGGTGCGAGCATCGCCGGGCCCGCGCTCGCCCACTGGCTGAGCCGCTCCGGCCACACCGTCACCGTCGTCGAGAGGGCGCCCGCGCTCCGTCCCGGCGGCCAGGCCGTCGACTTCAAGGGTGAGACCCACCGCGTCGTGCTGGAGCGGATGGGAATCCTCCGGGAGGTGCGGAGGCGCCAGACCGGCGGGACCGACCAGACCATCGTCGACGCGGACGGCAGGCGGCTGGCGGTCATGCCCGGTGAGTTCACCGGCGGCGACATCGAGATCCTCCGCGGCGACCTCGCCGCCCTGCTGTACGAGAGGACCGAGGCGGACTGCGAGTACGTCTTCGGCGACTCCATCACCTCGTTGACCGACACGGCGGGCGGCGTGCACGTCACCTTCGAGCGCGGCGCGCCGCGTACCTTCGACCTCGTGGTGGGCGCCGACGGCATCCACTCCAACGTGCGGCGGCTCGCCTTCGGCCCCGAGTCCGACTACGTGCGCTTCCTCGGTCACTACTACGCGCTGGCCGACCTCGGTGCCGGTTCCGGCAATGTGATGTACAACGAGCCCGGCCGGATGGCGGCGCTCGGCGGCCCCAAGTCGCCCGCGTTCCTCGTCTTCGCCTCCGAGCCGCTCGACCTCGACCGCGACGACGTCGAGCAGCACAAACGCGTCCTGGCCGATGCCTACCGGGGGATGGGCTGGCGGATCCCCGAGCTCATGGCCAGGCTGCCGGAGGCGCGCGAGCTCTACCTCGACTCGCTCAGCCGGGTCGAGATCGACCGCTACGCCAGGGGCAGGGTGGTGCTGCTCGGCGACGCCGCCTACGGCAACACCCTGGGCGGCTTCGGCACCGGCCTGGCCGTCGTGGGCGCGTACGTGCTGGCCGGGGAGCTGGCGGCGGCCGGTGGCGACCACCGGACTGCGTTCCGCGAGTACGAGGAGGCCTTCCGCGGCTACGCCAAGGTGGCAAAACAGGGTAGCGCCGGTCCCTTTCTCGCCCCGGCGACGTGGCGGCGGATCAGGATGCGCAACTGGGTCTTCAAGCGCCGGTTCCTGCTGCGGGCGATGCTCAGGGTGACGGACAGGTTCGCCACGGATATCGAGCTCAAGGACTACCCGGCGCTCACCGGGACCTCCGCCGCGCCCTGA
- a CDS encoding N,N-dimethylformamidase beta subunit family domain-containing protein codes for MTVHAYAESTSCVQGGALRFHLARASRAPLRGSVLVEDVAADLAVLDGEFTGPVWTLDVPPGWRSSLYRAIFTTDEGTCEVYFVVRAARPRSPILLSIPFPTWQAYNRAGIPGESIYWSEQPTRASRVSFDRPGGGPPPERWEEGMIRWLGPAGYDVDYCSALDLHEGRELLSGYRLLMVSGHDEYWSAGMRDSVEEFVRRGGNMAVFSGNTCWWQFRLEDDGRTMVCYRDAIADPMAAVDPALTTVEWSSAPVNRPENGLTGVSFRRGAGTWGPYMQLMHEESYTVRFPEHWVFEGTKMDEGDTFGRGAIGYETDACDFVEEDGVPVATGRDGTPPSFVILATADLRHWHRYGQGGMATMGVFGLGAGTVFTASTVNWGNTLHDPVVDRITRNVLDRLSVRAGGWETIGGADEVGALTVFDSLLYGVTPGGSLLTREVSDQNLRWRPAGTAPALVALATPREATAVHPIGLYGLTADDRLVYRDPEDGWTTLADGPRGGVGLGMVNGELFAAAAEGLWLLDPETSSWSLVEAGAGAVALAAMNGRLYMVDADGRISTRLPVATPAGWADLCDAGGCTVLTGHAGTLIGTAPDRPLLRRSNLLREAAPTP; via the coding sequence ATGACGGTCCACGCCTACGCCGAGTCGACGTCCTGCGTCCAGGGCGGCGCGCTCCGCTTCCACCTCGCCCGCGCCTCCCGCGCCCCGCTGCGCGGCTCGGTGCTGGTCGAGGACGTGGCCGCGGACCTGGCCGTGCTCGACGGGGAGTTCACCGGGCCGGTGTGGACGCTCGACGTCCCCCCCGGCTGGCGCAGCTCGCTCTACCGCGCGATCTTCACCACCGACGAGGGCACCTGCGAGGTCTACTTCGTCGTACGGGCTGCCCGTCCCCGCTCGCCGATCCTGCTGTCGATCCCGTTCCCGACCTGGCAGGCCTACAACCGGGCGGGTATCCCCGGCGAGTCCATCTACTGGAGCGAGCAGCCGACCCGCGCCTCGCGCGTCTCCTTCGACCGGCCCGGCGGCGGGCCGCCGCCCGAACGCTGGGAGGAGGGCATGATCCGCTGGCTGGGTCCGGCCGGGTACGACGTCGACTACTGCTCGGCCCTGGACCTGCACGAGGGGCGCGAGTTGCTCTCCGGCTACCGGCTGCTGATGGTCAGCGGGCACGACGAGTACTGGTCGGCGGGGATGCGCGACAGCGTCGAGGAGTTCGTCCGACGGGGCGGCAACATGGCCGTCTTCTCCGGCAACACCTGCTGGTGGCAGTTCCGGCTGGAGGACGACGGGCGCACCATGGTCTGCTACCGCGACGCGATCGCCGACCCGATGGCCGCCGTGGACCCCGCCCTCACGACGGTCGAGTGGTCCAGCGCGCCGGTGAACCGCCCGGAGAACGGCCTGACCGGGGTCAGCTTCCGGCGCGGCGCCGGGACCTGGGGCCCGTACATGCAGCTCATGCACGAGGAGTCCTACACCGTCCGGTTCCCCGAGCACTGGGTGTTCGAGGGCACCAAGATGGACGAGGGCGACACGTTCGGCAGGGGGGCCATCGGCTACGAGACCGACGCCTGCGACTTCGTCGAGGAGGACGGCGTCCCGGTGGCCACCGGGCGCGACGGCACCCCGCCGTCCTTCGTCATCCTGGCCACCGCCGACCTGCGGCACTGGCACCGGTACGGCCAGGGCGGCATGGCCACCATGGGCGTCTTCGGCCTCGGCGCCGGGACGGTGTTCACCGCCTCCACCGTGAACTGGGGCAACACCCTGCACGACCCGGTCGTGGACCGGATCACCCGCAACGTGCTGGACCGGCTGTCGGTGCGCGCGGGCGGCTGGGAGACCATCGGCGGCGCGGACGAGGTCGGCGCGCTCACCGTGTTCGACTCCCTGCTGTACGGCGTCACCCCGGGCGGCTCGCTGCTCACCCGCGAGGTCTCCGACCAGAACCTGCGCTGGCGCCCCGCGGGCACCGCCCCCGCACTGGTCGCCCTGGCCACCCCCAGGGAGGCCACCGCCGTCCACCCGATCGGCCTGTACGGCCTCACCGCCGACGACCGGCTCGTCTACCGCGACCCCGAGGACGGCTGGACCACCCTCGCCGACGGGCCCCGCGGCGGGGTCGGCCTGGGCATGGTGAACGGCGAGCTGTTCGCCGCCGCCGCGGAGGGCCTGTGGCTGCTCGACCCGGAGACCTCCTCCTGGAGCCTGGTCGAGGCCGGCGCCGGCGCCGTGGCGCTGGCCGCGATGAACGGCCGGCTGTACATGGTGGACGCGGACGGCCGGATCAGCACGCGGCTGCCGGTGGCGACCCCGGCCGGATGGGCCGACCTGTGCGACGCGGGCGGCTGCACCGTACTGACCGGGCACGCGGGCACCCTGATCGGCACCGCCCCCGACCGCCCCCTGCTCCGGCGCTCGAATCTCCTGAGGGAGGCGGCGCCCACGCCATGA
- a CDS encoding sensor histidine kinase, whose amino-acid sequence MDRARGMSVRLKLTLSYAGFLMLAGALLLATVWVFLLRYVPDGWPALLYVAPNRILLLGAFAPAAAAVMAFLLVFGLLGGWILAGRMLAPLTRITDATRMAANGSLSHRIRLPGRADEFRELADAFDAMLVRLEAHVAEQQRFAANASHELRTPLAISRVLLDVARRDPDRDIGELVERLHAVNTRAIDLTEALLMLSRADQRSFARERVDLSLVVEEAVETLLPLAKKRGVTIETSGEITPVEGSQALLLQLATNLVHNAIVHNLPVQGTVWIKTGIGPEALTVENTGEKLSPEVVPALTEPFQRGTGRIRNDHAGVGLGLAIVKSVTHAHDGTLTIVARPAGGLSIAVQLPACKR is encoded by the coding sequence GTGGATAGGGCGCGCGGGATGAGCGTCCGGCTCAAGCTCACCCTCAGCTACGCCGGATTCCTCATGCTCGCGGGCGCGTTGCTGCTCGCCACCGTGTGGGTGTTCCTCCTGCGGTACGTACCCGACGGCTGGCCCGCCCTTCTCTACGTGGCGCCCAACCGCATCCTCCTCCTGGGCGCCTTCGCCCCTGCGGCGGCCGCGGTGATGGCGTTCCTGCTGGTGTTCGGCCTGCTGGGAGGATGGATTCTCGCCGGACGCATGCTCGCCCCCCTGACCCGCATCACCGACGCCACGCGCATGGCCGCGAACGGATCGCTCTCCCACCGGATCCGGTTGCCCGGCCGCGCGGACGAGTTCCGCGAACTCGCCGACGCCTTCGACGCCATGCTCGTGCGGCTCGAAGCACACGTCGCCGAGCAACAGCGATTCGCGGCCAACGCCTCACACGAACTCCGCACCCCGCTGGCGATCTCACGGGTGCTTCTCGACGTGGCCCGCCGCGATCCCGACCGTGACATCGGCGAACTCGTCGAACGCCTTCACGCCGTCAACACCCGGGCGATCGACCTCACCGAGGCGCTCCTCATGCTCAGCCGCGCCGACCAGAGATCCTTCGCACGGGAACGCGTCGACCTGTCCCTGGTCGTGGAAGAGGCCGTCGAGACACTGCTCCCGCTCGCAAAGAAACGCGGTGTCACCATCGAGACTTCAGGTGAGATCACCCCGGTTGAGGGGTCGCAGGCGCTCCTGCTGCAACTGGCGACGAACCTGGTGCACAACGCGATCGTGCACAACCTGCCCGTACAGGGAACCGTGTGGATCAAGACCGGCATCGGCCCCGAGGCGCTCACCGTCGAGAACACCGGCGAGAAGCTGTCCCCAGAGGTGGTCCCTGCACTCACAGAACCGTTTCAGCGCGGCACGGGAAGAATACGCAACGACCACGCAGGCGTCGGACTCGGCCTGGCAATCGTCAAGAGCGTCACCCACGCGCACGACGGAACACTCACTATCGTCGCGCGTCCCGCGGGGGGCCTCAGCATCGCCGTTCAACTACCCGCGTGTAAGCGATAA
- a CDS encoding response regulator transcription factor yields MRVLIVEDEPYLAEAIRDGLRLAAIAADIAGDGDTATELLSVNAYDIAVLDRDIPGPSGDEIAKRVIASGSGMPILMLTAADRLDDKASGFGLGADDYLTKPFDLQELVLRLRALDRRRAHNRPPVREIAGLRLDPFRREVYRDGRYVALTRKQFAVLEVLVAAEGGVVSAEELLQRAWDENADPFTNAVRITVSALRKRLGEPWLIATVPGVGYRIDAGGESG; encoded by the coding sequence ATGCGTGTGTTGATCGTCGAGGACGAGCCCTACCTGGCAGAGGCCATCCGCGACGGGCTGCGCCTGGCGGCGATCGCCGCCGACATCGCCGGTGACGGCGACACCGCGACGGAGCTGCTGAGCGTCAACGCCTACGACATCGCCGTCCTCGACCGCGACATCCCCGGCCCCTCGGGCGACGAGATCGCCAAACGCGTCATCGCCTCCGGCAGCGGCATGCCCATCCTCATGCTCACCGCCGCCGACCGGCTCGACGACAAGGCCTCCGGGTTCGGGCTCGGGGCCGACGACTACCTCACCAAGCCCTTCGATCTCCAGGAACTCGTGCTCCGCCTCCGGGCACTCGACCGCAGGCGCGCGCACAACAGGCCGCCCGTACGCGAGATCGCCGGCCTGCGCCTGGACCCGTTCCGCCGCGAGGTCTACCGCGACGGCCGCTACGTCGCGCTCACCCGCAAACAGTTCGCCGTGCTCGAAGTCCTCGTCGCCGCCGAAGGCGGTGTCGTCAGCGCGGAAGAACTCCTGCAGCGGGCGTGGGACGAGAACGCCGACCCCTTCACCAACGCCGTCCGCATCACGGTCTCGGCGCTGCGCAAACGGCTCGGCGAACCGTGGCTCATCGCCACCGTGCCCGGCGTCGGCTACCGCATCGACGCAGGAGGCGAGAGTGGATAG
- a CDS encoding cupin domain-containing protein, producing MNEEHDDVQILNVDEIEPVEVASGIFRRLLPTTESARGWVYDFAPGSEWPEIDVHDGEERYYVVSGEFIDRGHRLGPGSYVVFAPGSTHRPRTETGARMLGISIPRRQAY from the coding sequence ATGAACGAAGAACACGACGACGTACAGATCCTGAACGTCGATGAGATCGAACCCGTTGAGGTCGCCTCCGGCATCTTCCGGCGGCTGCTGCCCACCACCGAGTCGGCTCGTGGCTGGGTCTACGACTTCGCGCCGGGCAGTGAATGGCCGGAGATCGACGTGCACGACGGGGAGGAGCGCTACTACGTCGTGTCCGGCGAGTTCATCGACAGGGGTCACCGGCTCGGGCCGGGCAGCTACGTGGTGTTCGCCCCGGGCAGCACCCACCGCCCGCGCACGGAGACCGGGGCGCGCATGCTCGGGATCAGCATCCCCCGGCGCCAGGCGTACTGA
- a CDS encoding BTAD domain-containing putative transcriptional regulator: MRFGVLGPLEVRSPTGEEISVGGPRPRALLVMLLLDAGRVVGVQRLIDGQYGDDPPAGAANAVQAQVSRLRRSLPGEVIEFHGTGYRLVADPDDVDAHRFERLAREGRRLLAAGRHAVAVDPLREALALWHGPALADLPFGRARAARLEELRLAATEDLAEAESALPEGGSAASAASAASAVSAVSVAELQRLVAAHPLRERLRGQLMLALRAAGRQAEALAVFEEARRLLAEELGVDPSPELAAIHLAVLRAERPAPPPRRRPAAQLTSFVGRERELERIDALRDSRLITITGPGGTGKTRLAIEAAGRGRREVCFVDLSPAGGGDQVARAVFGALGLREPGFHAPRPADLVEHLVAALAGQELLLVLDNCEHVNAAAATLARRLLGECPGLAVLATGREPLGITGETLVPLAPLETPPPDSPPSVALACPAVRLFADRAAAVRPGFEVRRANVETVIRICAALDGLPLAIELAAARLRSFTVEEIATRLAEHGRFRLLSRGDPTAAARHRTLRAVVEWSWDLLSPGEQVLARRFSVFAGSASLEAAEAVCEVEDAAGLLADLVDRSLVETDGDRYRMLDTIRLFCAERLAEAGEEDRLRGGHARHFLDLARRADPHLRRAEQLRWLARLSAEHGNLTAALRWAVRDDRETGLRLVAALAAYWWLGGRRGDAGEAAAELLEATGRPLAGLEEEYVMCVAHAVPRPPPEHWERAEAIMWSRDRPLRHPFAVALWGMSAGPPEPAPPAGPETDRLFGSDPWSLALAGLSRALLKVLGGDPAGGERELEEVLARFRSLGERWGTAQGLDWLALVAGWRGEWARARELWREALELLEELGALEETADVLGHRAEALVRAGDLAAAAADYRRAGELARKAGASGVPAATHLGLGEIARLEGDRIEARHRIDLALREAETGAFSAESARARALTALGRLAEAEGDLAGALLHHRRAQARARRSPLAVDLADAVEGRAGAALLEGTGTRAALLLGMAVALRGTAVAGDRDVAGVAAGARDLVGAEVFASAYARGAAMRHDEVLAALDPDDG; the protein is encoded by the coding sequence ATGCGGTTCGGTGTCCTCGGTCCCCTGGAGGTGCGGTCCCCCACCGGTGAGGAGATCTCCGTGGGCGGGCCCCGGCCGCGTGCCCTGCTCGTGATGCTGCTGCTCGACGCGGGCCGGGTGGTCGGCGTCCAGCGTCTGATCGACGGCCAGTACGGTGACGATCCCCCCGCCGGTGCCGCCAACGCGGTGCAGGCCCAGGTCTCCCGGCTCCGCCGGAGCCTGCCCGGCGAGGTGATCGAGTTCCACGGGACCGGCTACCGGCTCGTGGCCGATCCCGACGATGTCGACGCCCACCGGTTCGAACGACTGGCCCGCGAGGGGCGGCGGCTGCTGGCGGCTGGCCGTCACGCGGTCGCCGTCGATCCGCTGCGGGAGGCGCTCGCCCTGTGGCACGGGCCCGCGCTGGCCGACCTGCCCTTCGGACGGGCGCGGGCGGCCCGGCTGGAGGAGCTCCGGCTGGCGGCGACGGAGGACCTCGCCGAGGCGGAGTCGGCTCTTCCCGAGGGCGGTTCGGCGGCTTCAGCGGCTTCAGCGGCTTCGGCGGTTTCGGCGGTTTCGGTGGCGGAGCTGCAGCGGCTGGTGGCCGCGCATCCGTTGCGGGAGCGGCTCAGAGGGCAGCTGATGCTCGCCCTGCGGGCGGCGGGGCGGCAGGCCGAGGCGCTGGCGGTGTTCGAGGAGGCCAGGCGGCTGCTCGCCGAGGAGCTCGGTGTCGATCCCTCGCCCGAGCTCGCCGCGATCCATCTGGCCGTCCTGCGCGCCGAGCGACCCGCGCCGCCGCCACGGCGGAGGCCCGCGGCCCAGCTCACCAGTTTCGTGGGACGCGAGCGGGAGCTGGAGCGGATCGACGCGCTGCGCGACTCGCGGCTGATCACGATCACCGGGCCCGGCGGCACCGGCAAGACCCGGCTGGCGATCGAGGCGGCCGGACGCGGGCGGCGCGAGGTGTGCTTCGTCGATCTCTCCCCGGCCGGTGGCGGTGACCAGGTGGCGCGGGCGGTGTTCGGCGCGCTCGGGCTGCGCGAGCCCGGCTTCCACGCGCCGCGCCCCGCCGACCTCGTGGAGCACCTGGTGGCGGCACTCGCCGGGCAGGAGCTGCTGCTGGTCCTCGACAACTGCGAGCACGTGAACGCCGCCGCCGCCACGCTGGCCCGCAGGCTGCTGGGAGAGTGCCCCGGACTGGCCGTCCTGGCCACCGGTCGCGAACCCCTCGGCATCACCGGCGAGACGCTGGTGCCGCTGGCACCGCTGGAGACCCCGCCGCCGGACTCCCCGCCGTCCGTCGCCCTGGCCTGCCCGGCCGTGCGGCTGTTCGCCGACCGGGCGGCGGCCGTACGGCCGGGATTCGAGGTACGGCGGGCCAACGTGGAGACGGTCATCCGGATCTGCGCGGCGCTGGACGGACTGCCGCTGGCCATCGAGCTGGCGGCCGCGCGACTGCGCTCCTTCACCGTCGAGGAGATCGCCACGCGCCTGGCGGAGCACGGCCGGTTCCGGCTGCTGTCGCGCGGCGACCCCACGGCGGCGGCCCGCCACCGGACCCTGCGCGCGGTGGTGGAGTGGAGCTGGGACCTGCTCTCGCCCGGCGAGCAGGTGCTGGCCAGGCGGTTCTCCGTGTTCGCGGGAAGCGCGTCCCTGGAGGCCGCCGAGGCGGTCTGCGAGGTGGAGGACGCCGCCGGGCTGCTGGCCGACCTGGTGGACAGGTCGCTGGTCGAGACGGACGGCGACCGCTACCGGATGCTCGACACGATCAGGCTGTTCTGCGCGGAACGGCTGGCCGAGGCGGGGGAGGAGGACCGCCTGCGCGGCGGCCACGCCCGCCACTTCCTCGACCTGGCCCGGCGCGCCGATCCCCACCTGCGCCGGGCCGAACAGCTCAGGTGGCTGGCCAGGCTCTCCGCCGAGCACGGCAACCTGACGGCCGCGCTGCGCTGGGCCGTGCGCGACGACAGGGAGACGGGGCTGCGGCTGGTCGCCGCGCTGGCGGCGTACTGGTGGCTGGGCGGCCGGCGCGGCGACGCGGGGGAGGCGGCGGCCGAGCTGCTCGAGGCGACCGGTCGTCCCCTCGCCGGGCTGGAGGAGGAGTACGTCATGTGCGTGGCGCACGCCGTACCCCGGCCGCCGCCGGAACACTGGGAACGGGCCGAGGCGATCATGTGGTCGCGGGACCGGCCGCTGCGCCACCCCTTCGCCGTGGCACTGTGGGGCATGTCCGCCGGGCCGCCGGAGCCGGCGCCGCCCGCCGGGCCCGAGACCGACCGGCTGTTCGGTTCTGATCCGTGGAGCCTGGCCCTGGCCGGGCTGAGCCGCGCCCTGCTGAAGGTGCTCGGCGGTGATCCGGCCGGGGGCGAGCGGGAGCTGGAGGAGGTGCTGGCTCGCTTCAGGTCCCTGGGGGAACGCTGGGGGACGGCTCAGGGACTCGACTGGCTGGCCCTGGTCGCGGGCTGGCGCGGGGAGTGGGCGCGTGCCCGGGAGCTGTGGCGGGAGGCGCTGGAGCTGCTGGAGGAGCTCGGTGCCCTTGAGGAGACCGCGGACGTGCTGGGGCACCGGGCCGAGGCGCTGGTACGTGCGGGCGACCTCGCCGCCGCTGCCGCCGACTACCGGCGCGCCGGGGAACTCGCCAGGAAAGCGGGTGCGTCGGGCGTGCCCGCCGCGACGCATCTGGGGCTCGGTGAGATCGCGCGGCTCGAAGGCGATCGCATCGAGGCCCGTCACCGGATCGACCTGGCGCTTCGAGAGGCGGAGACCGGGGCCTTCAGCGCGGAGTCGGCGCGGGCGCGCGCGCTCACCGCGCTGGGACGGCTGGCCGAGGCCGAGGGCGACCTCGCCGGGGCCCTGCTCCACCATCGTCGGGCGCAGGCCCGCGCGCGCAGGTCGCCACTGGCGGTGGACCTCGCCGACGCCGTCGAGGGCCGGGCGGGAGCCGCCCTGCTCGAGGGGACGGGGACACGGGCGGCACTGCTGCTCGGCATGGCGGTGGCGCTGCGCGGGACGGCCGTGGCCGGTGACCGCGACGTCGCCGGAGTCGCCGCGGGCGCCCGCGACCTCGTCGGTGCGGAGGTGTTCGCGTCGGCGTACGCCCGCGGGGCCGCGATGCGCCACGACGAGGTGCTCGCGGCGCTCGATCCGGACGACGGCTGA